The genomic window ATGTGCACTGTTTGACCTGCGCAATGCCAGTTGAAAGTCTAGGCTCAGCTTTGCGGGGGTTATCTTTTCAGCACCATCGATGTGGACAGCGACTCTGCATGAAACCACAGTGGGGTTTATGAATGACTGTTTATTTAGCCGAGCATTCAGACAGACCCTGAATAGAGCTCCATCCCAATTGCTATATTTACAACAATACTTGGAGAAATCATATTGTAGTCTGGCATAAGTGTACATACAAAAATATTCTTGCTTTTGGAAGTATAGCTCAATAACTACACTGCAAATGGTTGTTTCTCTGCCTATCCTGTGCAAGTTCATGAAAGCTTATGGGCTGCTATGACTTTAAGAGCACCGTTCTTTCTACCCCCTATTGGGTGTTACAGATGGGAGCTGTGCACCAATAGGATGCAGAACTGTACAAAGAGAtctactccctccccccagccacaGCACCGTAACCCTACGATGCTCAGagctggaggaaagagagagatgctggTATACACACGATGATGGAATATCAAATGGCAGTTACAGCCTTTATTCTAGCAAATACTTTGGGAAAATGACAAAggaaatttatttatttatttatttatttttgtcttgGAATCTGATATGAACATCTATTTGGAGGACATTTCGGCGAATTGTGTTGTAACGGATGAGGGATGACAAAGAGAATGGGATACCGAGACTGGAGGTGGTTGGCTCTTTGGTGGcatattttctttctcttctggaGAACAATTGACGGACAGACTCGCTATACCATCTCTGAGGAACTGAAACAGGGTTCTGTTGTAGGAAATCTAGCCAAAGATCTGGGCTTGGGACTGTCTGAGATTTTTGACCGTAAATTGCGCGTCGCCTCCGAGGCTGGTAAGCAGTATTTCCGAGTGGATGCGGTAAAGGGCGAGCTGGTCGTCAATGaaaggatagacagagagactttATGTGGACAAAGCACGAGCTGCGTGTTACCGCTGCAGATTGTCATTGAGAACCCCTTACAGTTACATCGTATTGAGGTAGAAATACGAGACATAAATGATAATTCTCCCAATTTCCTCACTCGAGAACTCAATCTCAAAATCGCTGAATCCACTGTTGCGGGTGTTCGCTTACCATTAGAGATTGCAGAAGACCCTGATGTTGGAAGCAACTCTCTTAAATCATATATTTTAAGTAAAGacgattgttttgatttaaAGATAAAAGAACTTAAAAACGGGCGAAAAGTTCCTGAGCTGGTTTTGGAGAGACTGcttgacagagagaaaaaacctGTGCACCAGTTGTTATTGACAGCTGTAGACGGAGGAAATCCTGTCCGATCTGGAACAACACAGATAACTATCACTGTCCTAGATGTAAACGATAACATCCCATTATTTGAAAAGTCCGTCTACAAGGTTTCGGTTTCAGAAAATACTAAAAGAGGCACATTTGTCGCAAAGCTTAAAGCTACAGATGTTGATGAGGGTCAAAACGGGGAGTTACAATATGCATTCAGTGAGCGTACTTCTGATTCCGTGCTTTCAACATTTGATATTAATTCAGTTACAGGTGAAATCTTTTTGAAAGGCGCGTTAGATTTTGAAACAGTCGCtaactatgaatttgatatCAGTGCTAAAGATAAAGGCACCCCGGAAATGGAGGGGCATTGCAGTGTCCAGTTAGAGATTATAGATGTAAATGACAATGCACCCGAGATTATTCTCACTTCTCAACCAAGCCCAGTTCCCGAGGACGCACCTAGGGACACTGTAGTGGCTTTAATTAGCGCCCGAGACCTTGACTCTGGGGATAACGGTAAAGTAACGTTACAACTCCCCAATGGCTACCCTTTCACTCTGAAACCGTCTTTTTCCAATAATTACATACTTGTAAGCAGTGGGGTGTTAGACCGAGAGAGTTTCTCACAGTATAATATTGAGATAACAGCCACTGAttctggctctcctcccctcaccacgAAAAAAACAATACCTGTTAGTATCACTGATGTAAACGACAACCCTCCTAAATTTAGCCATCCCTCATATAATGTGTATTTGAAAGAGAATGGATTACCAGGCTCCATACTCTACTCGATATCCGCGACTGACCTGGATTTAGGAGACAATGCCAAGATCTCGTACACCATCCTGGACTCCAAGGTGCAGGACGTGTCTGTGTCCTCCTATGTATACATGAACTCTGATAACGGCAGCATCTACAGTATGCACTCGTTCGACTATGAGAAACTCAAGGTGTTTCAGATTCAGGTGCAGGCAAAGGACCACGGCTCTCCATCTTTGAGCAGCAACGCCACCGTCCATGTTTTTATCCTGGACCAGAACGACAATGCCCCCGCTGTTATTTACCCCTCCGCTGCCCTGGGCTCGCTCTCTCATCAGAATATGCCCCGCTCCGCTAAAGCAGGCCACCTGGTTACCAAGGTGACGGCCGTGGACGCAGACTCGGGCCACAACGCCTGGATCTCCTATAAACTGGCGGAGGCCACAGATGCGTCTCTGTTCAGTGTCAATATTTACACGGGGGAGGTGAGGACTAAACGCGCTGTGTCTGAGCAGGATGACTCCTCTCAGAGGCTGCTTATAGAGATAAAAGACGACGGGGAGCCGGTCCAGTCAACCACGGTCACGGTGGCCATACTGATAGAGGACGGGCTACACGAGCCCATCTTAGACCTCCGACAGAAAGCGCCTGAGCCCAGTAAGAAAAACGGTAGAATCACCCTctatctcatcctctctctggcctcggTTTCCGTTCTTTCTGTGCTGACTTTTGTTATCTTAACTGTGAGGTGCGTTAAAAACAGCAGCGGCAGTTGTTGCATGAGACGGGCCGACTATGACGGCTACACGAACCCCAACAGAAACCTGCAGATCCAGCTCAACAGTGACGGGCCTATTAAGTACGTCGAGGTCCTGGGAGGGGACATGTTGTCTCAGAGTCAATCGTTCaggtcctgcctctctcccatgTCAGAGTTCAGTGATTTCACCTTCGTTAAGCCCAGCAGCACCACTGACTTTAAGGAGATGATCAACGTTCTAGACGCGTCTTTACCTGACAGCGCCTGGACCTTTGAGAGCCAGCAGGTGAGCAGAGAATCCAACTTTATGGCGCGCAACAGTCTTTACACGTATTGTGACGTCACCGACGTTGcgtcagttacatttacatttacattttacatttagtcatttagcagacgctcttatccagagcgacttacagtaagtacagggacattcaccccgaagcaagtagggtgaagtgccttgcccaaggacacaacgtcattttgcacggctgggaatcgaacaggcaaccttatattactagcccgactccctcaccgctcagccatctgactccttttACGTGACGTTATGGTGGTTAGAATCCCTGGCCTTTGCAACTTCAAATTCAATTCAGTCAGTGTAGGCCAACCAAAGGCACAGCctacttttcttttcttttttttaaacgctTACTTTTAGTCTATGTCCATAACAATCTGTTGAAAAGCTAATTACTTTGCGTTTCATTGAACACACTTTTTTTTCCATATCTTATTCAGTCTGATAGGCCTACACTTTTGTGAAATAACCGTACAGGAAATCATTTTAATATCACGCTGATACCAATGTTTTATCATTCACATTATTGTATTATAGGAATAAGATATTCATTGACACAAAAATCATTGAACGGTCTCCTCCCTTTTTCCATGTCTTGCTATGGGTTAGTATGGGTCCATGATGTAGTAGTACATTGCTGAATAGGCAGGATGAAGGGCAGACATGTGCCACACATCAGTATGTCACTTCAGTCAGGCTAATGGCTGCATCCTCTCCAAAATCTGCTCTGCATTCTTAGACATGTCTGTCGGtagaggggttgggggttggggggctggATTACTTAGGAAACTATGCCGCCTTGCGGGTAGCTTCATCATAACAGTTGGACAAAATACCTTGCTATTTTCTATATAAATAAATTGGCAACAAAGGCATCTGTTCCTGACACAAAACAAGAAGTTGGTACAATGTTCTATCATGCTTTCAATTCTATCCGCTCTCTGAAAGAACACGTAATGTTTAACAATAGGCAATATACAATCTATATTTAGCCTACTTACTACTTTGATTGCAGTTCCAATATTCCCTAGCTCTttccaagtaaaaaaaaagccTGTATGCATACATGTCCAGCTTTCTTGACAGTGAGATGTGCGTCTGTAAAGTTTCATTCAGTGCTCATCGAGTCTGTTGCATGGGGGAACTCTTCTCGGAATTCTGCGCCAATAGGAGACGAGCCTTTGTGGTCTGACCCCGCCCATGTGgggaagggagtggaggagcCAGAGTTGAGAGTTTTAGCAGAGGCACCGGAGTCGAACTTTTTTCTCCTATATTTTCCACATAGAACTAGGACGTCATGATTACTTCTAAACTTCCCATCGCTCTTTTTCTCAAACGGAAGTGTTTACCGATGGCCTGGTAACGTCGTTTTAATGAGAATATGGATGGGTTATGGTAAAAGAAGGACGTAAAACTTTTCCATCGCCCGTCCCGGGGCATCACTCTCACAATGGAACGCAGACAGGGGAAGCGCTCCGGAGGGTGGCCCGTGCTGAGGCTGTGTTTTTCCCTGGCGTGCCTCTCGAGTGCGTCCGCCCAGCTCAGTTATTCCATTTCGGAGGAACTGAAACCGGACTCCGTCGTCGGGAACATCGCTAAGGATTTGGGTCTGACCATTCAAAAGATAATTCAAAGAAAATTACGCGTCGTTTCGGAATCTAACGCACAGTACTTTGAGGTAAACCAGGCGACCGGTGATTTGGTCATTAGGCAGACTATTGACAGAGAACACATGTGCGAACTTAGCCTAACATGTTCGTTACATCTTGAGATTGTACTTGAGGCTCCTTTACAAATTTATCGTGTTTTGGTGGAAATCGTAGACGTGAATGACAATGCTCCGCAGTTCTCAAACAAGAACATTTCCTTGGAAATATCTGAAGCAGCAGCACCGGGAACCCGCTTCCGATTGGAGAGCGCGCACGACCCCGACGTGGGTATCAACTCTTTGCGCACTTATCACCTTGCACCGAACGACTGTTTTGTGTTGAATGTGGAAACGAAAAGTGACGGTAGTAAATTTCCAGAGTTAGTTTTGGAGAAAGCGCTGGATAGGGAAAAGCAGGCCTCGTTTCGCCTGTTGCTTACTGCCGTAGACGGGGGACAGCCGGAGAAATCAGGCTCGACCTTTCTGCTCATAAAAATTCTAGACGTGAATGACAATGCACCTGTCTTTGACGAGCCGGTGACGAGAGTCAACCTGTTGGAGAATGTAGCACCGGGCACTTTAGTAACAAAATTGAATGCGACGGACGCTGATAACGGCCTGAATGGAGAGATATCGTTCCTTTTTAGTAAATACACGCCGGATCGCGTACTCAAGCTTTTCAGTGTGAATCCTAAAACCGGGGAGATCAGTGTGAACGGTGACGTGGATTACGAGGCAGCTAATGATTATCACATCACAGTGCAGGCCAGGGATGGAGGAACCCCCGCCATGGAGGGATCTTGTAACGTTATAGTGGACATCACTGATGTCAATGACAACACCCCGGAGGTGACATTGACATCAGTGACCAGTCCCATCAGAGAGGATGCAGCTCCAGGCACGGTCATCGCTCTCATTAGCGCCCGGGACCTAGACTCCGGTAAGAATGGTGAAGTAACGTTAAAGGTACAACAAGGGCTGCCATTTAAACTAAACTCCGCCTTCGGGGAACACTACAACCTCATCACTGACGGCAACCTGGACCGTGAGAACGTCCCGGAGTACACAGTGGTCATCATGGCGTTGGATGGCGGCTCCCCGCCCCTGTCGTCGCAGGCAACCTTCGTGGTTAAGCTGTCGGACGTCAACGACAACGCTCCTTCCTTTTCCCAGCCCTCCTACTCGGTGGACGTACCTGAAAACAACGTCCCCAGCACCCCCATTGCCGTGGTGACGGCCTCGGACCCGGACGTGGGGGACAACGCTCGCATCTCCTACTCCATCCTCCCCAGCCTGGTGCAGGGATCTTCAGTGTCCTCCTACGTGTACATCAACCCTGACAGTGGACAGATCTACAGCATGCGTTCCCTGGACCACGAACAGCTCAACGCCTTCCGCATCGAGGTGCAGGCACGGGACGCCGGCACCCCTCCCCGGACCGCCAACGTCACCGTGCACGTGTTCGTGGTGGACCAGAACGATAACGCCCCCATCATGgtccacccccccttcctcaagGACACAGGACTGCAGTTCAGCGTGCCCCAGTCAGCAGAGCCTGGATATCTTATTAACAAGCTGGTGGGGGTGGACCCAGACAGTGGCCATAACGCATGGCTCTTCTACTCCATCACCCCAGGCCCTAATGCCGGGCTGTTCCGCATCACCCCCCACACTGGCGAGCTCCGCACGGCGCGCAAGCTGGCCGAGGAGGAGGCAGGCTTGGCTTACGACATCACCGTGGTCATCCAGGACAACGGCGAGCCTCCACTCTCCACCACGGTGGACATCAAGGTgacggtggaggagaagggggcggGCGGAGGCGAGAAGGCCTCCGACTCGCGCAAGACGTCGATCATCTCGCGGCGCGGCGGCATGACGGACATCACGCTGTACCTCATCATCTCCCTGGCGTCCGTGTCCTTCGTGTCCTTCGTCACCTGCGTCATCCTCCTGGTACGCTGCCTCCGGCGCCGCGAGCCCGGGGGAGGCTCCTGCTGCTGCTACGAGCGCCATCGCCCCCACCGAGCCTACCACCAGAGACCCAGCAaggacctccacctccagctcaaCACGGACGGGCCCATCCGCTacatggaggtggtggggggctcTCAGGAGCCCAACACGCGCACCTACAGACCCTGCTACTCCACCCTCTCCAGTCGGAGCGACTTTGTGTTCGTCAAGACGCCCATGCTGAGTCACAATAACACGCTCAGCATGACTCTCAACAGGAAGCACCTTATGAACTCAGCCAATGAggtgagggctggggggcaggggctggcaGGGTCTTTTGGGGGTTACTCCACCATGATCAAAAAAGGTGTTTTTGGACCAGTGAGGTTTGTTGGCAATGCAACTTAGCTATCGAATCTAGAAAAACCTCAGCCGTTGGTATAAGTATGGAAAAGAAAGGTTCTTACATGGCAGCTTAATGATCAGAACATAGTTACAGAACTGTATTGACATGCCAACGCGTGCAGCTACATTCTGACCCAGATTGTCTGAGTCACGTATCTATGCAGCATTTTTCCTAAGCGTAATTCCTCTCTTTAGAATGCGTGTGGTGAGTTAGCACTTAAAACTGTGTCGTCTCCACTGCAGAGAGGAAATGAAGAACGGTTTAATATTTAATCTGACCCAAGGCTACTGGATGTAGTCGCTCTCTCTGGCTTCCAGAATCAGGGAATGAGTGTTCTACAAATaaatagatggatggagagagattgagataaGGAGATTTGGTGTTTGAGTGTAATGGAGAAGGCGGGGGAATGGGTGGTTGAGTGGGATAGATGGAAAAGAGTAAGGGGAGTATTGGGGTTGGTTTGACAGatggagaggacagacagatgaAAATAGATCCTGGTGAATaggaagtggaggagaacaggatgagggaaggaggagagggggagggagaagacacATGGCTGGAAAAGAGGatgggtgtgagggagaggaagagggtaaaggaaggaaaagaagagaagggggggagaaggag from Osmerus mordax isolate fOsmMor3 chromosome 12, fOsmMor3.pri, whole genome shotgun sequence includes these protein-coding regions:
- the LOC136954609 gene encoding protocadherin gamma-C5-like isoform X1; translated protein: MERRQGKRSGGWPVLRLCFSLACLSSASAQLSYSISEELKPDSVVGNIAKDLGLTIQKIIQRKLRVVSESNAQYFEVNQATGDLVIRQTIDREHMCELSLTCSLHLEIVLEAPLQIYRVLVEIVDVNDNAPQFSNKNISLEISEAAAPGTRFRLESAHDPDVGINSLRTYHLAPNDCFVLNVETKSDGSKFPELVLEKALDREKQASFRLLLTAVDGGQPEKSGSTFLLIKILDVNDNAPVFDEPVTRVNLLENVAPGTLVTKLNATDADNGLNGEISFLFSKYTPDRVLKLFSVNPKTGEISVNGDVDYEAANDYHITVQARDGGTPAMEGSCNVIVDITDVNDNTPEVTLTSVTSPIREDAAPGTVIALISARDLDSGKNGEVTLKVQQGLPFKLNSAFGEHYNLITDGNLDRENVPEYTVVIMALDGGSPPLSSQATFVVKLSDVNDNAPSFSQPSYSVDVPENNVPSTPIAVVTASDPDVGDNARISYSILPSLVQGSSVSSYVYINPDSGQIYSMRSLDHEQLNAFRIEVQARDAGTPPRTANVTVHVFVVDQNDNAPIMVHPPFLKDTGLQFSVPQSAEPGYLINKLVGVDPDSGHNAWLFYSITPGPNAGLFRITPHTGELRTARKLAEEEAGLAYDITVVIQDNGEPPLSTTVDIKVTVEEKGAGGGEKASDSRKTSIISRRGGMTDITLYLIISLASVSFVSFVTCVILLVRCLRRREPGGGSCCCYERHRPHRAYHQRPSKDLHLQLNTDGPIRYMEVVGGSQEPNTRTYRPCYSTLSSRSDFVFVKTPMLSHNNTLSMTLNRKHLMNSANEQKPPNNDWRFNQGQRPGPSGAVGGPEVAMGTGPWPNPPTEAEQLQALMAAANEVSEATATLGPGTMGLSTRYSPQFTLQHVPDYRQNVYIPGSTATLTSNPQQQQQQQLLQQQLLQQQQQLQQAAAQQALPPPQAQAQVEPPKAAQTPASKKKSTKKEKK
- the LOC136954415 gene encoding protocadherin gamma-C5-like; the encoded protein is MTKRMGYRDWRWLALWWHIFFLFWRTIDGQTRYTISEELKQGSVVGNLAKDLGLGLSEIFDRKLRVASEAGKQYFRVDAVKGELVVNERIDRETLCGQSTSCVLPLQIVIENPLQLHRIEVEIRDINDNSPNFLTRELNLKIAESTVAGVRLPLEIAEDPDVGSNSLKSYILSKDDCFDLKIKELKNGRKVPELVLERLLDREKKPVHQLLLTAVDGGNPVRSGTTQITITVLDVNDNIPLFEKSVYKVSVSENTKRGTFVAKLKATDVDEGQNGELQYAFSERTSDSVLSTFDINSVTGEIFLKGALDFETVANYEFDISAKDKGTPEMEGHCSVQLEIIDVNDNAPEIILTSQPSPVPEDAPRDTVVALISARDLDSGDNGKVTLQLPNGYPFTLKPSFSNNYILVSSGVLDRESFSQYNIEITATDSGSPPLTTKKTIPVSITDVNDNPPKFSHPSYNVYLKENGLPGSILYSISATDLDLGDNAKISYTILDSKVQDVSVSSYVYMNSDNGSIYSMHSFDYEKLKVFQIQVQAKDHGSPSLSSNATVHVFILDQNDNAPAVIYPSAALGSLSHQNMPRSAKAGHLVTKVTAVDADSGHNAWISYKLAEATDASLFSVNIYTGEVRTKRAVSEQDDSSQRLLIEIKDDGEPVQSTTVTVAILIEDGLHEPILDLRQKAPEPSKKNGRITLYLILSLASVSVLSVLTFVILTVRCVKNSSGSCCMRRADYDGYTNPNRNLQIQLNSDGPIKYVEVLGGDMLSQSQSFRSCLSPMSEFSDFTFVKPSSTTDFKEMINVLDASLPDSAWTFESQQVSRESNFMARNSLYTYCDVTDVARRAFVV
- the LOC136954609 gene encoding protocadherin gamma-C5-like isoform X2, which gives rise to MERRQGKRSGGWPVLRLCFSLACLSSASAQLSYSISEELKPDSVVGNIAKDLGLTIQKIIQRKLRVVSESNAQYFEVNQATGDLVIRQTIDREHMCELSLTCSLHLEIVLEAPLQIYRVLVEIVDVNDNAPQFSNKNISLEISEAAAPGTRFRLESAHDPDVGINSLRTYHLAPNDCFVLNVETKSDGSKFPELVLEKALDREKQASFRLLLTAVDGGQPEKSGSTFLLIKILDVNDNAPVFDEPVTRVNLLENVAPGTLVTKLNATDADNGLNGEISFLFSKYTPDRVLKLFSVNPKTGEISVNGDVDYEAANDYHITVQARDGGTPAMEGSCNVIVDITDVNDNTPEVTLTSVTSPIREDAAPGTVIALISARDLDSGKNGEVTLKVQQGLPFKLNSAFGEHYNLITDGNLDRENVPEYTVVIMALDGGSPPLSSQATFVVKLSDVNDNAPSFSQPSYSVDVPENNVPSTPIAVVTASDPDVGDNARISYSILPSLVQGSSVSSYVYINPDSGQIYSMRSLDHEQLNAFRIEVQARDAGTPPRTANVTVHVFVVDQNDNAPIMVHPPFLKDTGLQFSVPQSAEPGYLINKLVGVDPDSGHNAWLFYSITPGPNAGLFRITPHTGELRTARKLAEEEAGLAYDITVVIQDNGEPPLSTTVDIKVTVEEKGAGGGEKASDSRKTSIISRRGGMTDITLYLIISLASVSFVSFVTCVILLVRCLRRREPGGGSCCCYERHRPHRAYHQRPSKDLHLQLNTDGPIRYMEVVGGSQEPNTRTYRPCYSTLSSRSDFVFVKTPMLSHNNTLSMTLNRKHLMNSANEQKPPNNDWRFNQGQRPGPSGAVGGPEVAMGTGPWPNPPTEAEQLQALMAAANVSEATATLGPGTMGLSTRYSPQFTLQHVPDYRQNVYIPGSTATLTSNPQQQQQQQLLQQQLLQQQQQLQQAAAQQALPPPQAQAQVEPPKAAQTPASKKKSTKKEKK